The genomic window tattcatgtggCAGGACCTACAGTGTGGCTGCACCTGCAGGGGagtgtaaaaataattttgacagaattaaatacattaaataatgGATCCTCAAAAAAACACCAATGCAGCTGTTTTTGGTGCATTACCTCCAAAAAAATGGTAATCGTTTTTTGCATTGACCGTAGTGACCTGAGATTAGAGTGAAGCATCAAGACTGATAGCAGATCAATAGCCTGTCCGTGAGGTCGAGCCACCAGACCGGCAGCCCAACCTGACGCTTCACTGTTCGGAGGGAAATGTCTCAGCAAATGGGTGGACATCCTACAAATCCCATGTGGCTTTGCACCCAGTGAGATACTCCTCCCAGAAGGAAAGTATGTGTCTGTGCGGTGTGCAACTTTTAACACCATACACTATAGATACACAGTTGTATATAATGggaaagtgtttttaaaaatccatgTATCAAACTGCTTATGTGTTCCCATAAACAAGAGAATGTAACAGAAAATGTCCAAGTATTACAATACTGTAggtgaaaacatctacatgtaGACTGTACGAATTACTGATTACTGAAATTATAGTTTGGTTTTCAAGATGTTCAAGCAAGATACCTATAGACTGCTGCTGGACTACATTTGACCCTTTTATGTTGCACTGACATGAtctaaaatcaataaattaccacaattaaattaaattctagACATAAAATGATTCTAGCACACTGTGCAATGAGATGGCAAATTCACCAGACATGTTAGTTGAGTTTCACAATGCATCTTAGCATCTTTCTTCAGTAGTCTGTTGTTAAGTAAAGACATAGGATATTCCTATaagcacattttgtttaaaGGCAGGGAAATCAATGAATGTGATACATTAAACTTAAATTTTTAATTCAACTTTTATGTTCAATATATTATACCTGTCAGTATGTTAAGGTaagtatacattttttttccactttaaaaCTTAAACTAAATTCCTTAGTGCAGTGTGATCCTGCCAATAAGTAAAATTGTGACATACAGAATCACAGTAACACTAATTTGAGATAACTGCCAACTCTAATTTAAGATAAAGATGAATAACCTACTTTACTTCCTGCAGACACTTATATTCTGTCACTTTGATGTCTACGGCACGATGGAGGAAATAATAGTATtaatacaattaataaatattgCTATTACTGAAATTGTTGTTACCGAAAAGTTCAACTGACAAAGCAAGCAGGCAAAGTCGCCACATTCCTTGGAAGACTTTGTGTCAGCAATATTCAGCAGATTCACTGTCATTGTATGGTCGTTCTTCAAGTTGTTACATTCATAGTTCACTTCAATAAGCTGTAATAAAAAACTGCTGTCATTGTATCACATTGGAAACAACACTGATTTATGTTCTACTGGTCGCTGTCCGCGGTGCTGAAATGACAGCAGCATGTCTGCACTGACTGCTTCATAAGATCAGTCGCTTCAGATTAATATCTTGATTGTATGATTCATAATGATGAATTTAAACTGTAAACTTCAAACAGATTCTTACTCTTAAATCGGAGATTTTTCAATCCGTCTATGTGCTTGTAAGAGTGCATAGAGTTCAGGCATAAACTTAAGCATCTATCTACCTACACGCGCGCAGCTCCTCCAGCCCACGTGGTTCAGACTGAACGGGAATCCGGACCATTAGCAGACGGCCTGGGGGTGAtgctccctcccctcccttccatCAATGGATGAAAAAAACTGCTTGGACTTGCCTTCTTAGACGGAGCCTCGGGTATAAAAGGGGCAGACCGACGAGTGAGAGGCATACACTCCTCACCTGCACTCATACTCATACACCACATAGACACTCACcactcctccacctcctgcaCCGTCCCACTTCATTCCTGCGCACATCCCCTCGTCTGGCCGGATGAGTTACCCGGTGGACACGATAGGGAGTCCCTTCCGGAGAGTTATGGATTCTAGGACAACCGGCTACGGCTACAGCCGCTCCAGCGGCACCACCTCCAGCGGCTTTCGCTCCCAGTCTTGGTCCCGGGCAAGCCCTGGCTCCACCATGACCACATCTTACAAGAGGACCGTGAATGTGCCGGTGTCCCGAGCATACAGCTCTACGGTGCTCAGCTCCGCCGACAGCGTTGATTATAATCAAACCTCCATCCTGAACGGAGACTACAAGCGATCTAATGAGAAAGAGCAACTTCAAGGGCTCAACGACCGGTTTGTTGTTTACATTGACAAGGTGCACTACCtggagcagcagaacaaacagatcGAGGATGAGATCCAGGCACTGCGGCAGAAGCAGGTGTCTCGCTCCCAGCTGGGCGATCTCTATGACcaggagctgcaggagctgcGCTCCATGCTGGAGCAAATCCATCATGAGAAGGCGCAAATTCAGCTCGACACCGACCATATCGACGATGACATCCAGCGGCTCAGGGACCGCTTTGACGAAGAAGCCCGCATCCGAGAGGAGACGGAGGCCATCATCCGTGTCCTGAAGAAGAACACCGGCGACTCGGAGTTGGTGAAGTCTGAGTTGGAGAAGAAAGTTCAGTCGCTGCAGGATGAGATCGCCTTCATCCGCAACAAccatgaggaggaggtgagcGACCTTATCGCCCAGATTCAGGCGTCTCAGGTGACCGTGGAGAGGAAAGACCTCCAGAAGGCAGACATCACCGAGGCGCTCCGGGAGATCCGCTGCGAGCTGGAGGGCCACTCCAACCAGAACCTGCAGCAGGTAGAGAACTGGTTCATGTGCCGCTACGCCAAGCTCACCGAGGCTGCTGAGCAGAACAAAGACGCCATAAAGTCCGCCCGTGATGAGATATCAGACTACCGCCGCCAGCTGCAATCCAAGACGGTCGAGTTGGAGTCCGTCCGCGGGACAAGAGACTCACTCGAGAGGCAGCTGAATGACATCGAGGACCGCCACAACAGCGACCTGGCCAGCCTGCAGGTAGGAAAACAGTTCCTTATGCTACTtcttttaagttttaagttttaaaaaatgttcttgtgtttgtttaaaatttaaTATTTGGGGTTATGTTGCTACACCAATGATAAATATACCAATTAAATTGATTTGCTTATGCTTCTatgtatatttcatattttaatatcttAATGACGCAGTTTTTATTTGAAGGAcgtaaaaatgttaatattccCCAATAACAGTAAAACGAATTATGTTTTCATATCTATATCATGGCTTGTGcttaaacattttctgctgcGTAATGATTCCTGTGTGCGCATTATTGTGCTTACAAGTACTCAGCAAAGACTTTCTTTACAAGCTTGAGAGATTTACAAGTGTCAGGAAATAGTTAAAGGGGAACACTGCagcagactctctctctctctccatctcttgcTGAGTCAGAGGCACGGGTCGATGCCTTCATTGGCTCTGTCCTTGCATCACACCATAGAGATTTTGGGACGAGAgggagggggtgggtgggtgggtgggggtgtaTTGAACAAGTGTGGAGGCTGCCCTTGAAAAAGAGGCATTCAACAGCTCTAGAATACTGTATTGCGTCAGAATATATTAGAGCAACAGCCTTTGGTGCACAGACTCTACAGAGTTTACCAAATGTGCACAGACAATAAACAAGGGATAAATTAACATGGattctctttcatttcagtgtgattaactaaaaaaaggttttgaaagTGAGTAATCcaacagaaatagaaaagtACCTCACACAGGGCTGGACAGGGATTTTGAAAACTGCATAAAAGAGAATTTATCTTTGCTCTGTACATAGTTTTATTGTCCCTAATCAGCCCTGcattgtgtttgctgtgtttctcCAGGAGACAATTCACCAGCTGGATAATGAGCTCAAGAGCACCAAATGGGAGATGGCACGTCACCTGCGTGAGTACCAGGACCTGCTCAATGTCAAGATGGCCTTGGACATCGAGATTGCTGCATACAGGtataaagaaatgtttatttgaaaagtaATTTAGAATGAATATTTACAGTTGTTTTACAgaattttacatacattttccATACCAAAAGTGAGTTTTAAATGCTTAATGTACACATTCATTGTCCCATCAGGAAACTCCTAGAGGGTGAAGAGACCCACTTCAGCACTTTCCCTTATCGCCAGCCAGTCCCCTCCCCCAAAATCTCTAAGCCTAAATCAGACACTCCCAAGCTGAAGGTGCAGCACAAGTTTGTGGAGGAGATCATCGAGGAGACAAGGGTTGAGGATGAGAAGACAGAAGACATTGATAAGGACCTGGAAGAGATAGCACAAGAGCTGTCTGCCACACTTGGAAAGGGAGTAGCtgaggcagaggaagaggagggtgaagAGGCAGGAGAGGATGCAGGAGAAGGTGaggcagaagaagcagaaggcGAGGgtgaggctgaggaggaggaggaagttgTAGCTGCCACTGAAGCCAAAGTTAGCGCTAGCGCGCCCActaaggaggaagaggaggatgaaaaagacgaagaggaagaaggggagggagaagcaggtgaggagggagagaaggaagaagaaggtgAGGGAGAGGCAGAAGATGAGGGAGAAAAGGGGGATGATGCAGAGGcaggtgatgaagatgagggagaagagggaggagaggaggaggaagttgAAGAAACTGTACTGTGCTCCAAAGCTCCAGAGTCTAAAGCCTCTCCTGACAAAGAGAAGGCCGAAGACAAAGAGGCTAGTGTAGAGGAGGAGGCTGCAGAggaagctgctgctgaagagGAGGGTGGTGATCAGGATGATgctgagaaagaggagaaagaggatacagacaaagacaaaaaggaaGATAGCgaaaaagatgagaagaaagtAACAGATGAGAAAGTGGACGACAAATCAGAAGAAGTTGTAGCTAAGACAGAGGCTCCCAAAACAGAAGCTGCAAAGCCTGAGGCCAAGAAGGAAGAGGCTGCCAAAACAGAGGCATCAAAACCTGAATCTCCCAAGTCTGAATCCCCAAAGCTGGGCTCCCCCAAGTCTGAATCCCCAAAGCTTGGCTCCCCCAAGTCTGAATCCCCTAAACCTCAGTCTCCTAAATCTGAATCTCCCAGACCCGCATCTCCCAAGTCTGAATCCCCTAAACCTCAGTCTCCTAAATCTGAATCTCCCAGGCCTGCATCTCCCAAGTCTGAATCCCCTAAACCTCAGTCTCCTAAATCTGAATCCCCCAGGCCAGCATCTCCCAAGTCTGAATCCCCTAAACCTCAGTCTCCCAAATCTGAATCTCCCAGGCCCGCATCTCCCAAGTCTGAATCCCCTAAACCTCAGTCTCCCAAATCTGAATCTCCCAGGCCCGCATCTCCCAAGTCTGAATCCCCTAAACCCCATTCTCCTAAATCTGAATCTCCCAGGCCCGCATCTCCCAAGTCTGAATCCCCTAAACCCCAGTCTCCTAAATCTGAATCTCCCAGGCCTGCATCTCCCAAGTCTTTGTCACCTAAACCTCAGTCTCCTAAATCTGAATCTCCAAAGCTTGCATCTCCTAAATCCGAGTCCCCCAAGGCTGGATCCCCAAAACCTAGCTCTCCAAAAGCCGAGTCCCCTAAGTCAGAATCCCCTAAACCCGAATCTCCAAAAGCTGAATCCCCAAAGACTGAGACCGCCAAGCCCGAGGCTCCTAAAGCTGCTGAGGAGAAAAAGAGCGACTCAACAGAAGACAAGAAGGTTGAAAAGATAGATGTTGCCATGAATGGCGACATAGACAAGAGCAGcccagaggagaaggagaaggacgAGGACAAAGACGTGATCGCTAACGGCGTAGATGAGAGCCCCGTCAAGGAGGACGGCAGCCAGAAAGTGGTGATCACCAAAACTGTGGAGACAATCACCACCGGAGAAGACGGATCCAAGCACGTCACCAAGTCCGTCACTGTGACCGAAACAGtgcaggaggtggaggagacgcTGCAGGAGAAGATGGTCTCCACCAAGAAGCTGGAGAAGCACTCCACCCAGTCCATCAAGCAGGTGACTGAGAGCGACTGAGGAGAATCCTGCGAGGAGAAGAGGACATGAAGAGAAGCAATCAAACCAGaactaaaataacaaagaaaatcatACAGCTAGAGCGatgtaaaaaaaagataacCATTCTCGACCATACGAAACAAATCATAGAGAAAAGCCAAAACTTAAATGctaaaaacttcaaaaatgCATGTTGAGTGAAAGCTTTAAATGGGCTTCGCTGCAGACGCGGTCAGGAGCAAGTGATCGAGACATTTTATCCTTCTTTCTGCAGATTACTGGTGAGTTCATGTgcgggagggtgggggtctctgcATGCTAGCTCAGGGGAGAGGAGTACTTTCCTCTCTTATCTGTATGTATGGTAGAAATACACTATAAAATGAGTGAATATTTAAAAGGAATACATGTAATGTGGGTGGGTGAGTGAgataaatattattaaagtAGAGCAGGTTTTTTGAGTTTAAGTAAAAGGGGttggggggtgggtgggttgTCTACATAGACACATGCTCTACTGAAGTAGCCTTACTTGATATGTGAAGATACCGACTGAGCCAAAAAGAAactcaacaaatacacaacatacaggAAGAAAGAGACGGGGTAGTGATaagatgaacacatgaacatataCATCCAGTATCTGAAGCAGTTAAAGCTTAACGAACCTGAAGAAACTCTTAGCCTTAAACATGCTTTTTATCAGTGTCTGTTATGTTTACCTgagtgcaaataaaaaaaaactgtaaatgcgCACATACATGCATTCTTGTATGCATAGGATGGACTTGaatttaaatacagaaataaatgaggtgCTACTGTTTGCAATCCCATGACTTTAATCATCATGAATTTCCCAGCAGTATTTGCTCAATAAATGTCATAATGAATCAAAAGAATTTTTGTCTCTTCTCATCTTTTATTGTGTTCTATCAGGGTATGGTTTGCAATTGCATATACAGGTATCAAACATTACAAAGTAGTTGCCAGTTAAGTTTGTATGTAGCTAAACATCTCAGCAGCAAAGAGCTTTACAATTGGTGTCTGGTTGTGAAAAtgacataaatttaaaaatgtaaaataagatCTTATAACCTCATGTAGtttaattaaaatcattttcagacatgtattaagacattttaaaaatactctgcCTCTGCTTGGAACAAATAATGCTTGTCTGGtacagtttttccacaaaaaaacaaacaaaaaaacaaacaaaaaaacatattaaaatcctttaaatggCATCTACACATTCTTCCTCATTAAACactccagaatctataaatactgtttatattatatatatgtgtatttctATAATTTATCTTATATATCTATAactatatttaaaagtttaactactggaCATAAGATGTTTCTTACTTTAATGTGAAGTCAATTCTCGGTGtagtgcactggaggcttcaagtttctacacTGGCTTCGAAAAAAGTTGTGATGTTACAGATCCTGCTCATAGGCCAaccccttaaaattggattttcaatgaacacagagaaactttccactttcagcagatgaatgtgacagccttctagtgtcaaactctgcacatacatcattctgcacagtgaagctcaaacattcaactgtaggaacaagaagaaaaactttaAGATTTATGTGGTCAACTTTTTTAACTAATACTTATAAATACtaatactttaaaaaattactttgcTGACACCACTCTGTGGAGACAGCTGTTAATGaatattagaaataaaaaaaacaacaaaagtgtCCCATTAATCTCCTTTGAAAATTCTTTCAAGAAGTTCTTAAgaaatatttagaatatttacCATCTAAATTATATCATACAACAGCTCTTAAACAACAATCTTGCCAATAAAGTTATTAATAAATAGGAAGTTATCCACCATGGATGTAACTTGGATGTAACATGGATCTAATTTAATTTAGAAAGCTCCAGAATTTCCTTCAGTTTCAttccattaatcatttttagTGGATATGTAATGTTGGACTAACCACGGTGATAAGCTTTGATGTTTAAAAGGATGGACATGATTTATTTCTCAGCCATCTGTTAATGTAGTGCTTAAAGATATTTCTTCCACCTTTAAATTTCATGTGCTGCTGAACTAGTTTGTCTCAAGATTTTAAATATGtggcatgtgtttgtttgctgtcaACAGCAGAGTGATGACAGATGTTATTGCAGAGAGGCTGGGtgcagaaataaaactgaaataaaattaatgtttgttttttttacccaccATGAGGACTATTTGTTTCATACCTGATAAagagaggctgctgctgactgCTCACAGTTAATGCCTACTCAAGGGAGTAAAATAATAGAGCAGCTGCTGGGTGATGTCAGGTGTCAGAGGATAATGTGCATcagtgtgaatttgtgtgtggATGGCTTCTTATTACATTAGTAGAGATTACAGGCtgtgaaacaaaatgtaaactttaACTCCTGGTTTCTCTGTCAAAGTAgtaatgtgttgttgtttcttcatcTAAAAATGAAGGTCATTAGCAAAATCAATATGTTAAAGATCACTCAATATCAGGATATCGCCCAATTAGTTTCAGTGGGAGCTGGTTTCACATGGAATAATGAAAAACAGGAGACACGTTCACATTGGAGTGATCCTCATCATTTCTATTACAGGCGTTTGTCAGTAAAAGCATGCAAGCAACTACAGTTTCTAATGGCATACTTGTAGCTACTCTGTGTGAGAATGTAAGCCTTTATCTTTCATTTTGCCTCAGTTTTGGTACATTAAAACCTAAGCAGAAGCTATTTTTATGTGAGCTTGGCCTCCTGATACCCAAAAGGTTGCTGGTTTGACTTCTCGTACTTGTTTTATGGTCTTAATCAAGCACACCTGGAGGATTGTGGAAGCTTCTTGGGCTGTTCTCTGTTCCACCTTTCCCTCATCCTTCATGGTACTCTTAAAGTGAGACTGTGTAACTCTTGAAAGAAGAAaactcttttcttcctcttaaaTTCATAAGCAGTAAACCGCACTAATTGCTCAATTCAATATTCAGGAGCTTTGCTGCTACAGTGACATGTGTGGCTTATGgtggttaatgttagcaaacatacatacatacattcatttcATCTACATACATTTTGTCATGTAACTGATGTTACTGAGTCATTTCACTGACTTCATGACTCTTGTTTACTTGTGCTATACTCAGGTCTCAGGGTCAAGTTTACATTATCCTGTAATTGCCACCTGTGGCAATTTAGCTAAttttacacatgcacactttaATATAAAGTGACCAATAAAGTTTTAATCGAGGCCTAACGTTTGCTGAACAGTGGCCACTGTGGTCATTAGCCGGAAGTACAGtataacacatttaatttccccTCATTCTCCAATTTTTTTTTGAGTCAGTTAAGCTATCGTCCCAGAGAGAGTGGAATTGGCAGTAAACAACAAATATGTCCCCTGGTGAGGTTCAGAGTGTTTAATTCTTGTTTCACTTTTGTGATAAAACCATTGTAACATGCTAAAACATAGTGTAATAGTTCATTTCCTCACATTACCCACCAGCTGCAGGTTGTGCCAGACCAATTAAGGACAACCAGCCTATTAAACTGTGTAAGGGTGCATTTTATTGCTaggaatttgtttgttttctttcaaagCCAATATATTCTCACtttaaatgctgtaaaataaatcttGAAAGACAGCAGGGCTTATAATGTGATAGGCTACACAATAAATACTGAGCTAGCAGGATATTAATGATCTGAGAGGATTGTAGTTGTGACAGGTTGACTGAGAATCAAGTGGAGTTATTATTAGTCAGACATGCAAATCCTAAAGACTACTGCTGTGAATCTGTGGTCTTCATCTTAGGGATCAAGTTACATCAGCACTTTTTTATGGTTTcacaaactcaaaacaaacGACCAACATGGTTTTAAGGAGTCTTTATTTAGCCACcagacactcacacattcatttttgcATTGAGCAATTACACATAATACATTCAAGAAGGAAGCACCAAACCTTTATGGACTACTCTGGATATTGGCAAGCAAGCAGTTAACCTTGATTTGTTGCTGTAATTGGCTATTGGACTGTTTTCATTGAGCACCATGTCAACAAGCAGATTCGAGAGGATTGCGCTGATGCCTCTACTGGTTACTGGGTTGAGGTTTGTATGTGGACAGTCTTGACTGGTTTGCTGAGGCTACTGGCTTACTTTTTATCCTTTGTGTCTTCTTTGGTCTTTTCTTCTGCAGCTTCAGCTTTGGCTGCTTTTCCTTCATCTTTCTCCTTTTTGGCGTCAGCTTTGTCATCTGTTTTTGGAGCGGCTTTGTCATCTTTGTCGTCAGCTTTGTCTTCTTCCTTGGCATCGGTTTTATCGTCTGTCTCGtcactcttcttttcttcttcctcctcttttttttcttcttcctccttggCGTCCTCGTCTTTGTCATCAGCctcttctgttttctcctcctcttgtgcttcttcttctttcacttcagtctcttctccttcttctttgtcttctttctccccctcatcttcagctgcttctgtcaCCTCTTCCTTTtgctcctcttcatcacctcCTGTATCAATAGATggaatttttattattatcagtcattATGACCTGAATACTTAcggaataaaataaaaaaagatgcactaaccctcttcttctccctccttagcctcttcatctccttccttagcctcctcttcatcttctttctctttatctccctcttcctcttcttcctcctcctcctccttcttctcctccgtctcctctcctgcctcttcttccttctcctcttcctcttcctccttcacctcctcctcctctttctcctcctcttccttggATGGAGTGGCCTCTGCTTGCTGGGCGTGGCTGGCAGAGATGATCCCCTCGGTGGTGCTGACGCTGGAGCTGAGGAGGCGTGATGTCATCAGGTAGGAGGCACCGGAGCTCAGGCTGGAGAGGACGGGCCGGGCGAAGGAGGGCGCTGACAAACTGTGGCTATAGAGAGAGGACACTCCCCCACCCATTCCCACATTGAAGCGAGACTCCTCCCCTTCCAAGAGCTTCCTGCACAGGTTGAGCAGAAGACAGGTGATGAGTCATGCAGTAGATGGAAACTCTTTTTAAAAGCATAGTTTTTAAAATTGTCAATcagctttcatttatttacactCACGAAAGGGAAGCACATGTATTCCAATTAGGCTCTAATGATGGCTTTATGCAAGAATGTGTTGAATATAAAAGTGGCCAAATGAGGCTAGATCCTGCTCTTTTTTGATACATACTTAAACTATCCTAACAGCCTTTTCATGCATCAAAAACAATCTCACATAAAGTTTTGCCATACATTTTGCAGATATATCCACAtaaagagaaagatgagaaataGTAATGCACTTTATAATTTTATCTcctaacaaatattttcaactgAAATAACCATGTGAATTACTTTTAAACCTATTCAAACCTGTATTTTAGAAATTAAGTATTTATGTACTGCTTTAATATGCTAATAAAATCACAACTAACCAGAGCTGTCTTTTGATTTCTCAGCCTCCCTCTTGTTGCCACTCACCTGTATGCAGCAATCTCGATATCCAGAGCCATCTTGACGTTCAGAAGGTCCTGGTACTCCTTCAGGTAGCGTGCCATTTCCTGTTTGGTGCCCCTCAGCTCACCCTCCAACTCTCCAATTGTGTCCTAAATAGAAAGACAAAGTCAAGAATCTTTTATAAATCACAAAGACACATCattgtaacagtatataacattCAACACGATGACATGAAAAGCTTTACTATCCCGAAATTTACATGCTAATCCTAAAAATCAAATGATCTGAACCACTGCTCACCTGCATAGCGGCTATCTCTGCACTCTGCTTCTCCTCCATCTCATGCAGCTGTTTCTCCAGGGACTCATTAAGGCCTCTGCATGCATCAATCTCCAGCAGGCGGGTCTGGAGCTGGCGTCGGTACTCTCCTGCTTCGTCCTTTGAGCTCCTCACTGCGTCGGTGTGCTGGGCCACGGTTTCAGTCATAGAACCCACTTTCCCTCTGAACCACTCTTCAGCTGCCTGCATGTTCCTTGCTGCCAGCCTCTCATACTGGGACCGGATATCCCTGAGAGCCCCAGAGAGGTCCGGAGTGGCAGCCTCGGACTCTACGGCCACCTGGACACCCAGCTGAACTTGGGCCTGAAGCTCGGCCACTTCGCCCTCGTGAATCCTCTTGAGGAAGGCCAGCTCCTCAAGCAAGGTTTCCACACTCTTCTCCAGCTCGGCCTTAGCTAAGGCGGCCTGGTCAGCCTCACGACGGGCCTCCATCAGCCTGCTCTCAGCCTCCTCACGAGCCAGCACTTCCTCCTCATATCGACCCTGCAAGGCACTCAGGGTTTGTTCCAGTCGCTCTCTCTGTCCCAGGACAGCCTGCTGTTCGGCTCTGGCCTCATCCACAGCAGCTCTCAGGGAGCGGGCCTCTTGCTCGTACAGGGCTCTCAGGCGGGACGGCTCAGTGTGCCTCTGCCTCAGCAGCAGTAGTTCTGCCTCCAGTGCACGGTTCTGCTGCTCTAGGTCACGCACTCGTTCTATAAAGCCAGCAAAGCGGTCATTGAGGTCCTGCAGCTGGGAGCGCTCTTGGGTGCGTATGGTGCGGAAATCGGAGCTGATCTGGGCCGCCTGGCTGAGCTCCAGCTCCAGGGAGT from Thunnus maccoyii chromosome 19, fThuMac1.1, whole genome shotgun sequence includes these protein-coding regions:
- the nefla gene encoding neurofilament light polypeptide gives rise to the protein MSSIGYDPYYSTSSYRRWYVEAPPRVVTRGRTHSVYSSHASPLSSSRLQYSTPGRVLLSSSSTAHSLELELSQAAQISSDFRTIRTQERSQLQDLNDRFAGFIERVRDLEQQNRALEAELLLLRQRHTEPSRLRALYEQEARSLRAAVDEARAEQQAVLGQRERLEQTLSALQGRYEEEVLAREEAESRLMEARREADQAALAKAELEKSVETLLEELAFLKRIHEGEVAELQAQVQLGVQVAVESEAATPDLSGALRDIRSQYERLAARNMQAAEEWFRGKVGSMTETVAQHTDAVRSSKDEAGEYRRQLQTRLLEIDACRGLNESLEKQLHEMEEKQSAEIAAMQDTIGELEGELRGTKQEMARYLKEYQDLLNVKMALDIEIAAYRKLLEGEESRFNVGMGGGVSSLYSHSLSAPSFARPVLSSLSSGASYLMTSRLLSSSVSTTEGIISASHAQQAEATPSKEEEEKEEEEVKEEEEEEKEEEAGEETEEKKEEEEEEEEEGDKEKEDEEEAKEGDEEAKEGEEEGGDEEEQKEEVTEAAEDEGEKEDKEEGEETEVKEEEAQEEEKTEEADDKDEDAKEEEEKKEEEEEKKSDETDDKTDAKEEDKADDKDDKAAPKTDDKADAKKEKDEGKAAKAEAAEEKTKEDTKDKK
- the nefma gene encoding neurofilament, medium polypeptide a, with amino-acid sequence MSYPVDTIGSPFRRVMDSRTTGYGYSRSSGTTSSGFRSQSWSRASPGSTMTTSYKRTVNVPVSRAYSSTVLSSADSVDYNQTSILNGDYKRSNEKEQLQGLNDRFVVYIDKVHYLEQQNKQIEDEIQALRQKQVSRSQLGDLYDQELQELRSMLEQIHHEKAQIQLDTDHIDDDIQRLRDRFDEEARIREETEAIIRVLKKNTGDSELVKSELEKKVQSLQDEIAFIRNNHEEEVSDLIAQIQASQVTVERKDLQKADITEALREIRCELEGHSNQNLQQVENWFMCRYAKLTEAAEQNKDAIKSARDEISDYRRQLQSKTVELESVRGTRDSLERQLNDIEDRHNSDLASLQETIHQLDNELKSTKWEMARHLREYQDLLNVKMALDIEIAAYRKLLEGEETHFSTFPYRQPVPSPKISKPKSDTPKLKVQHKFVEEIIEETRVEDEKTEDIDKDLEEIAQELSATLGKGVAEAEEEEGEEAGEDAGEGEAEEAEGEGEAEEEEEVVAATEAKVSASAPTKEEEEDEKDEEEEGEGEAGEEGEKEEEGEGEAEDEGEKGDDAEAGDEDEGEEGGEEEEVEETVLCSKAPESKASPDKEKAEDKEASVEEEAAEEAAAEEEGGDQDDAEKEEKEDTDKDKKEDSEKDEKKVTDEKVDDKSEEVVAKTEAPKTEAAKPEAKKEEAAKTEASKPESPKSESPKLGSPKSESPKLGSPKSESPKPQSPKSESPRPASPKSESPKPQSPKSESPRPASPKSESPKPQSPKSESPRPASPKSESPKPQSPKSESPRPASPKSESPKPQSPKSESPRPASPKSESPKPHSPKSESPRPASPKSESPKPQSPKSESPRPASPKSLSPKPQSPKSESPKLASPKSESPKAGSPKPSSPKAESPKSESPKPESPKAESPKTETAKPEAPKAAEEKKSDSTEDKKVEKIDVAMNGDIDKSSPEEKEKDEDKDVIANGVDESPVKEDGSQKVVITKTVETITTGEDGSKHVTKSVTVTETVQEVEETLQEKMVSTKKLEKHSTQSIKQVTESD